A region of the Desulfonatronovibrio hydrogenovorans DSM 9292 genome:
CTTCTCCTTTTATGGATAGAATTTCTTAAAGAATAACTAATAATCCAGGGCTAAATGGATGTCCAGGCATGTTTGGCAGGGATTTTTCCAGCATCAGGTCCAAGGGAAGTCTGTCTTGACATGGGTCCTGAAACCCTGTTTATTTGTCCTTTCTGAAAATTTTTCCCAGGAAGCTAAATGCCATGACCGACAGCCTACTGCCCCGTTATTCCAGAAATGAAGAAATAGCCAATAGTATCACCCACGGCCTGGGTATTGTCTTTTCCGTGGTCGGCCTGGCCGTGCTGACTGCCTTTTCAGGAATATTCGGAACTGCATGGCATGTGGTCAGCTGCAGTATTTACGGATCCACCCTGATCATCCTCTACACTGCTTCCACCCTTTACCACAGTGTGCAGGAGCCCCGCAAAAAACAGATCTGCAGGATATTTGACCATTCAGCCATCTTTATCCTGATTGCCGGGACCTATACTCCCTTTACCCTGGTCAATCTTCGAGGACCCTGGGGATGGACCCTTTTCGGTCTGATCTGGGGCCTGGCCGTGCTGGGAATAATCCTTAGTGCAGTATCAAGGTGCAGGTGCAGGACCCTGTCCATAATTCTCTATGTGGGCATGGGCTGGGTAGTGGTGGTGGCCTTCAAACCTTTGCTCAGTTCGGTACAGCCGGGCGGACTGGTCCTGCTTCTGACCGGTGGGATCTTCTATACATCGGGTCTGGCTTTCTACGGCTGGAAAAGGCTCAGGTATCATCACGCCCTGTGGCATGTCATGGTCCTTCTGGGCAGCATGTTCCACTTTTTTGCCGTGCTTTTTTACGTGATTCCCATAGCAGGCTGATAACCCAGCCAGTACGGTACTTTTTTAGACCAGTGCCTCCTGAAGCCTGAATAGTTCCGGGAGTCCTGGGGGCTCAAGGTTTCGGATTATTCTTAATACTTACTATCCAAGCAAGATAAAAAGGAGAAAACATGTCCAAGACATTCAAGAACCTGGAAGAGGCCTTTGCCGGTGAATCCCAGGCCAACAGGAAATATCTGGGCTATGCCCGGCAGGCGGAAAAAGAGGGCTATCCAAGGGTGGCCAAGCTTTTCCGGGCCGTGGCCGAGGCTGAAACCGTCCATGCCCTGACCCACCTGAAGCACATGGATGGCATAAAGTCCACCAGGGAAAATCTTCTGGAAGCCATTGCCGGTGAAACCCATGAATTCAAGAAAATGTATCCGGGGATGATTGAGGAAGCAGCCCAGGAAGGCAAAAATGCGGTCAAGAGGTCCTTTGAGTTTGCCAATGCTGTGGAAGAGATTCATGCCGGGCTTTATCAGGATGTTCTGGACAACCTCGATGATCTTCCGGATGTGGACTACCATGTGTGTTCGGTTTGCGGTTATACTGTGGCCGGGGAAGCTCCGGGCAAGTGTCCGGTCTGTAATGCAGCCCAGAAAGCCTTTTTCAGGGTTGATTAGTCCATGTGAAAAAGAAATCTTGGTTGATATTATTTTTAAAAAAAAGTATAAAAACTCTGGTTATCAATTCAGGATAACCGGTTGTTCTTGTTGATTTTTTGCTCAGGGTGGCTGCCAGGCCTTAATAGGGAACTCCGGTGCAAGTCCGGGGCGGTCCCGCCGCTGTGAGTCCGAATTGTTTCTTTTCTGCAGAGGGTCACTGTGTGACACTCGCTTTAAGTTCGTAAGATGATGATCAACTCCATACATGTAAGCTAAATGGCAGTGATCAGCCCAAGCATTAACGAATTTAAAGTGAGTGCCACATGGGAAGGCCGGAAAAGAAGGACGAGTCAGAAGACCTGCCCAGAGTCTTGTCATTAACCTGTTTCCGGTGCGAGGACATCCGGAAAGAGCTCCGGTTGCCCCATTTTTCTGGGGGGTGGATACGCATGTTTGAATCAGACAGCACAGGGAAGGCCTGGGATTTTTTGCGCGGTTTTGAGCCGGCCAGCCTTTGCGACTGGCCGGGCAAGGTCAGCGCAGTCCTTTTTTTTGGCGGATGCAACCTGCGCTGCCCCACCTGCCATAATTCTTCCATTGCCTGGAATCCTTCAAACACTCCGATTCTGGATCACCAGAGCCTTTTGAAGCGTATCGGGAAAAACAGGAAATGGCTGGACGGTCTGGTATTGAGCGGCGGAGAAGTGACCATTCTTCCCGGATTTGAGGATCTGCTCCAGACTATCTCCCTGCTGGGCCTGCCTGTCAAAATCGATACCAATGGACTAAAACCCGAGGCCATAAGTCTGGCCCTTAAATATGACTGCATCCATAAGATAGCCGTAGATGTCAAAGGACCCTGGGACAAGTATCCCAATCTGTGCGGCGGAGCTATCAGCTCTGGCAGGGCCAGGGGATGTGCCAGTCGGGTGTTCCGCATGGCCCAGGCTTGCCCGGAAAGGTTTATGTTCCGCTGCACCAGGGTTCCGGGCCTGACTGAAGACGATATTCGAACCGTCAGTTCATACCTGCCTGGCGGGTTTGAGTTGAACGTGCAGAAATATATTCGTCCTTAGCCTGTTTTTGGGAGGCACTGGCCTGGATCATGTTTAAACAGCTGGTTTGCCTGCGATCCAGGCCCCGGCTTTTTCTTTGATTTTGACCTGGATGTTTTTTTCCCGGGCGGGCCTTCTGCCAGGCAGGTCCGGACAGGGCCTTTTGCCCGGGTTGTTGTAGTTGTGACCTTAACAGTATGTAATGAGGAGAAAAAATGCCCAAACAGATAAGAAAAAGAGATGGAAGGCTGGAATCCTGGTCCACCGAGCGTATCGGGCTGGCCATTCTTAAGGCTTTGAAAGCCAGCGGGATCAAGGACCCCCTTCTGGGGAACCGCCTGGCCAAAAGGGTGGAGGTCAAGCTGGAGGAACTGGAAGTTCCGGATCAGGAGCTGGTCCAGGACATGGTGGAGATGGTCCTGATGGAATCCAGACTGTTTGATGTGGCCAAGAAATACATCATCTACCGGGAGAAAAGAAGGGAACTCCGGTCCCAGCATGAGGCCTTTCTGAATATAAGGGAGACCATTGACAGTTACGTGAACAAATCAGACTGGCGGGTCAATGAAAATGCCAACATGGGACATTCATTCCAGGGTCTGATGCTGCACCTGTCCGGCTCGGTCCAGGCCAGGTATTCCCTGGAAAAATATCCTGAGGAAGTCCGTCTGGCCCATGAGCACGGTTACTTTCACATTCATGATCTTTCTTTTGGTCTGGCAGGTTACTGCGCAGGATGGAGTCTGCGCGACCTCCTGCTGGAAGGATTCAATCTGGAAGGAAAATGCTCTTCAGGGCCGGCCAAGCATTTTGATTCGGCCATGGGTCAGATGGTTAATTTTCTGGGCACTCTTCAGAATGAATGGGCCGGGGCCCAGGCCTTCAATAACGTGGACACCTACCTGGCCCCTTTTATCCGTCATGACGGGCTGGACTATTCCGAGGTCAAACAGGCTATTCAGAAGTTTGTATTCAATTTGAACACCACTTCCAGGTGGGGAGGCCAGAGTCCATTCACCAACCTGACCTTTGACCTGGTTCCGCCCAAGCATATTGCCCAGGAGGGGATCATCCTGGGTGGCAAACTCCAGGATCAGACATACGGGGAGTTTGTCCCTGAAATGGAGATGATTAACAGGGCTTTTTTGGAGGTGATGCTGGAAGGTGACTATCATGGCAGGATATTTTCCTTTCCCATCCCCACCTATAACGTGACCAAGGACTTCCCCTGGGAAGGAGAAGTGGGCAGGCTGCTGCTGGAACTGACAGCCAAGTACGGGGTTCCGTATTTTCAGAATTTCATCAACTCGGATTTAAGCCCAGAGGATGTCCGGTCCATGTGCTGCCGTCTGCAGATGGATCTGCGCGAACTCAGGAAAAGGACTGGCGGGCTTTTCGGGGCTGGTGACCTGACCGGTTCCATCGGGGTGGTCACCCTGAACCTGCCCAAGCTGGCCTTTCTGGCCCAGGGAGAGCAGGATTTTCTGGACATCATTACTGAATACGCTGCTCTGGCCAGGGATTCCCTGGAATTCAAGCGTAAATTCATCACTGATAATATGGAGCGCGGCCTTTTTCCCTTTTCCAAAAGGTATCTGAAAAACGGGCTCAAAAATCACTTCAGCACCATCGGACTCATCGGCGGTCACGAGGCCTGCATGAATCTGCTGGGCAAAGGAATTGAAACCGAGGCCGGAACCAGGCTCATGCAAAGGGTTCTCAACCACCTGCGGGAGCTGACCATTGGATTTCAGGAGAGCACCGGAAGCCTGTACAATCTGGAAGCCACCCCGGCTGAGGGGACCAGTTATCGCCTGGCCAAGATCGACAAGGCCCTTTACAGTTCGATATACGCCTCAGGAAATGGAGTCCCGTATTATACCAATTCCACGGCCATGCCTGTGGGAGCCACCACTGACGTGTTCCAGGCCCTGGAGCACCAGAACAAGCTCCAGCCTCTGTATACCGGGGGTACAGTCTTTCACACCTTTTTAGGGGAATCTGTCACTGATTGCGATTCGTTAAGGAGTTTCATGGTCAAGGCCATGTCCATGACCAAGCTGCCCTATATTTCCATTACCCCGACCTTTTCAGTGTGCAAGGAGCACGGATACCTGGTGGGCGAACATCCGGCCTGCCCCAGCTGCGGACAGGAGGCCGAGGTCTACACCAGGGTTGTGGGATACTATCGTCCGGTAAAGATGTGGAATAAGGGCAAGCAGGCCGAATACCAGGACCGGGTGATGTTTGGCTTATAGACGCAGGCTGTATGCAGGAGGTTCAGACATGACCCTGGTTTGACCTGCCCAGGGGAGAGATGCCAAGTTTACGCATCTTTCCCCTGAGGGTGCTGGGGTTCAGCCTGAGCAGCTCCGCTGCACCGCCTTGCCCTGTGATCTTGCCATCAGCCAGGTCCAGGGCTTTTCTGATGTGCAGGGATGCTGCCTCATCAAAGGAAACAAGAGATTTATCAGCTGCATGGACCGGGTTTATCCTCAGGTCCTGTTTTGCTCCTGGATCAAGGTTTATGGTCAGGACTTCCGATCCAGGACTGGCAGCCCGGGCCTGGATCAAGGTCCTCTCCACCAGGTTTTCCAGCTCCCGGACATTTCCGGGCCAATGATGGCTTCGAAGTTTTTGAACCGTTCCAGGCACCAGCCGGACCCTGCTGGTGATCTTCAGGTCCCGGCATTTTCTGGAGATGAGATGATCCAGCAGGGCAGGGATGTCCTGGGGCCGCTGGCGCAGGGGCGGGATCATTATGGGAAAGACATTGAGCCTGTACCACAGGTCTTCCCTGAATTTGCCCTGGCCGACCATCAGTTCAAGGTTCTGATGAGTGGCGCTGATGATCCGGACGTCCACAGGAACGGTTTTGTTGCCGCCCACCCGTTCGATCTCCCTGTGCTGCAGGACCCTTAAGAGCTTGGTCTGGACATTGAGGGGAAGCTCTCCAATTTCGTCAAGAAAGATGGTTCCGTTGTGAGCCCTTTCAAATCTCCCCCTGTTCTGGGAAATGGCCCCTGTAAATGCTCCTTTTTCATGTCCGAAAAGTTCGCTGTCCACCAGGGATTCGGGCAGTCCTCCACAATTGACTTTAATGAACGGGCCTGAGCTTCTGGAAGAAGCCGAGTGCAGGGCATTGGCCAGAAGTTCTTTGCCGGTCCCGGTTTCACCCAGGAGCAGGACCGGGCTTTCCAGAGGAGCCACCTGCCGGACCATGCGCATGACCTGCATGAGTCCGAAATCCGCCCCGATGATCCTGTCCCCGGACATGCTGCGCAGCTCACTGTGCAGGTATTTATTGTCGTCTTCCAGCATTTCTTTGAGTCTGACAGCCTCTTCATATTGCAGGGCATTGGCCATGGCTATGGAAAAGGGTTCATTCAGGCTGTTCATCATCCTGGCGTGCTCTTCCCGGTATCTGTGTGTCCCTCTGGCTGCCAGCATGAGAATGCCGATCCGTTTGGATTCAAGGGCAAGGTCGGTGTGCAGCAGAGAGACCTGGTCAGGCCAGAATAGATGATGCAGCTCTGCAAAGTCGGGCTCGTCCTGCAACGGGTCATTCAAGATGCCGAACTTGGGCTCGGATTTCCATTCCTGAACCAGCCTGGCCATGATGATCTGGGGCAGAGGGACAGTCCCAAGTCTTTTGGGCCAGTCGTCAGGCCCTATGTGGGCAATGATTCTTGATACTCCCAGATGGGGGTTAATGATTCCTATGAGCAGGGAGTCAGCAGGCATGTACCGGCCAAAGTATTCCAGGGTGCTCTGCATGGCCTTTTCCAGGTTCAGGCTGCTGCATATCCGCATGGTGGCTTCGCGGAAAAAAATATTCAGATCCATGGTCCTTCCTTGGTTACGGTTTTGGTCTGAGCTGGAGTTTATTTTGAGATCCGGCAGTTTGTCAAATATGACTACCCGGGCTCTCCAGGTCAAATATGACCACAAGAGCTTGTCAGATATGACTAAAGAGCTAGCCTTCTTTGGTAAAATGCTGTTTTGTTTATGTTTAAATCTGTGGCACCATTAATGCTTAAGGAATTTGAGCCCAGCCGTGATTGCCTGGCTGGAGGTGAATCGGCCTGCCAGGTGGCTGGCCGGTCCGGTCCGGACCGGTTAAAGGGCGCAATCATGAAGTTCCGGCAGGTATCCAGAGAAGAGATTATGATGGATTTGGTCAGAAAAACCAGCGAGGTTGCCATGTACGGCGTTTTTGAAATGATCCAGGTGCGGGCTTTTAATGAATCATCCAGGCAGGAAGCCCTGGCCGAGGCCAGGATGCTCAGCCTTGGTGATCACGAGGGATTGGACTCCATCAACGTCCTGATC
Encoded here:
- a CDS encoding rubrerythrin family protein → MSKTFKNLEEAFAGESQANRKYLGYARQAEKEGYPRVAKLFRAVAEAETVHALTHLKHMDGIKSTRENLLEAIAGETHEFKKMYPGMIEEAAQEGKNAVKRSFEFANAVEEIHAGLYQDVLDNLDDLPDVDYHVCSVCGYTVAGEAPGKCPVCNAAQKAFFRVD
- a CDS encoding radical SAM protein, whose protein sequence is MFESDSTGKAWDFLRGFEPASLCDWPGKVSAVLFFGGCNLRCPTCHNSSIAWNPSNTPILDHQSLLKRIGKNRKWLDGLVLSGGEVTILPGFEDLLQTISLLGLPVKIDTNGLKPEAISLALKYDCIHKIAVDVKGPWDKYPNLCGGAISSGRARGCASRVFRMAQACPERFMFRCTRVPGLTEDDIRTVSSYLPGGFELNVQKYIRP
- the trhA gene encoding PAQR family membrane homeostasis protein TrhA, with amino-acid sequence MTDSLLPRYSRNEEIANSITHGLGIVFSVVGLAVLTAFSGIFGTAWHVVSCSIYGSTLIILYTASTLYHSVQEPRKKQICRIFDHSAIFILIAGTYTPFTLVNLRGPWGWTLFGLIWGLAVLGIILSAVSRCRCRTLSIILYVGMGWVVVVAFKPLLSSVQPGGLVLLLTGGIFYTSGLAFYGWKRLRYHHALWHVMVLLGSMFHFFAVLFYVIPIAG
- a CDS encoding sigma-54 interaction domain-containing protein, producing MDLNIFFREATMRICSSLNLEKAMQSTLEYFGRYMPADSLLIGIINPHLGVSRIIAHIGPDDWPKRLGTVPLPQIIMARLVQEWKSEPKFGILNDPLQDEPDFAELHHLFWPDQVSLLHTDLALESKRIGILMLAARGTHRYREEHARMMNSLNEPFSIAMANALQYEEAVRLKEMLEDDNKYLHSELRSMSGDRIIGADFGLMQVMRMVRQVAPLESPVLLLGETGTGKELLANALHSASSRSSGPFIKVNCGGLPESLVDSELFGHEKGAFTGAISQNRGRFERAHNGTIFLDEIGELPLNVQTKLLRVLQHREIERVGGNKTVPVDVRIISATHQNLELMVGQGKFREDLWYRLNVFPIMIPPLRQRPQDIPALLDHLISRKCRDLKITSRVRLVPGTVQKLRSHHWPGNVRELENLVERTLIQARAASPGSEVLTINLDPGAKQDLRINPVHAADKSLVSFDEAASLHIRKALDLADGKITGQGGAAELLRLNPSTLRGKMRKLGISPLGRSNQGHV
- a CDS encoding ribonucleoside triphosphate reductase, whose product is MPKQIRKRDGRLESWSTERIGLAILKALKASGIKDPLLGNRLAKRVEVKLEELEVPDQELVQDMVEMVLMESRLFDVAKKYIIYREKRRELRSQHEAFLNIRETIDSYVNKSDWRVNENANMGHSFQGLMLHLSGSVQARYSLEKYPEEVRLAHEHGYFHIHDLSFGLAGYCAGWSLRDLLLEGFNLEGKCSSGPAKHFDSAMGQMVNFLGTLQNEWAGAQAFNNVDTYLAPFIRHDGLDYSEVKQAIQKFVFNLNTTSRWGGQSPFTNLTFDLVPPKHIAQEGIILGGKLQDQTYGEFVPEMEMINRAFLEVMLEGDYHGRIFSFPIPTYNVTKDFPWEGEVGRLLLELTAKYGVPYFQNFINSDLSPEDVRSMCCRLQMDLRELRKRTGGLFGAGDLTGSIGVVTLNLPKLAFLAQGEQDFLDIITEYAALARDSLEFKRKFITDNMERGLFPFSKRYLKNGLKNHFSTIGLIGGHEACMNLLGKGIETEAGTRLMQRVLNHLRELTIGFQESTGSLYNLEATPAEGTSYRLAKIDKALYSSIYASGNGVPYYTNSTAMPVGATTDVFQALEHQNKLQPLYTGGTVFHTFLGESVTDCDSLRSFMVKAMSMTKLPYISITPTFSVCKEHGYLVGEHPACPSCGQEAEVYTRVVGYYRPVKMWNKGKQAEYQDRVMFGL